The window AATTGGGTTTAGGTTCTATTAATCCCGCTGTAGACCATATCCGCAATATTATGACCAGTCCCACTGCGGGTATAGATACTCAAGAATTGATAGATACTCGTCCTCTGGTGAAAGCTTGGGATGAATATATGATCAAACATTCCCATTTAGGAGGACTTTCGGCAAAGTTTAGCGTTTGCTTTGATGGTGGTGGTAAACTTTCTGTCAAAAATTGTCCCAACGATATCACTTTTATTGCTGTTCTGGGAGATGAGGGGGGTAGGAAAGAACCGAAGTTCTTTCCTACGGGGAAATGGGGACATAACTTAGTTTACCTCATTTTGCATCTTTGTGGTGGCGAACAAGAAAAATTATCTGCAAATACAGGAATCTTGTTAACACCAGAGGAATGTATCCCAGTCTTAGCCGCTTTAGCACAGGTTTATTTACAACATACAGATTCTAATAGTCGTAGTAAACCACGTCTGCGGGAAGTTATTCATAATTTAGGCAGGGAATATTATCTACAGCTAGTTCAAGAGCAGTTGAGCAGCTATAAGCCCCACCTGGGTACAAAACTAGAATATCAAAACCTCACCCATAAACGCAAAGACGCAAAATTCTATATTGATAAAAATAAAAAAATATATCATCTTGGTATTCATCGCCAAAAACAAGTAGGTTTGTTTTATATTGGTATTGTTTTACCTTTGGGGCGTTTGCAAACTTGGCAAATGCGGGGTTTGGCTGATTTAGCTGCAAAATATGGTAGTGGTAATCTCAGGCTCACACCTTGGCAAAATTTACTTATCACTGATATTCCCCAACAACACATTTCTGAAGTTGAAACAGAAATTACCCACTTAGGACTTGGTTATTCAGCCATAAACATCAACAGCGCCTTGGTATCCTGTTCTGGTAAACAGGGTTGTGCTGCTGCTGCGACTGAC of the Anabaena sphaerica FACHB-251 genome contains:
- the cobG gene encoding precorrin-3B synthase, whose translation is MLVLLSPFTACPGLFYTTPAQDGILSRLRIPGGILNSEQFRTIANIADNYGGGYVDVTNRANLQIREIKQEINIEVLQRLQKLGLGSINPAVDHIRNIMTSPTAGIDTQELIDTRPLVKAWDEYMIKHSHLGGLSAKFSVCFDGGGKLSVKNCPNDITFIAVLGDEGGRKEPKFFPTGKWGHNLVYLILHLCGGEQEKLSANTGILLTPEECIPVLAALAQVYLQHTDSNSRSKPRLREVIHNLGREYYLQLVQEQLSSYKPHLGTKLEYQNLTHKRKDAKFYIDKNKKIYHLGIHRQKQVGLFYIGIVLPLGRLQTWQMRGLADLAAKYGSGNLRLTPWQNLLITDIPQQHISEVETEITHLGLGYSAININSALVSCSGKQGCAAAATDTKSHALTLGEYLETQITLDSPINIHFSGCVKSCAQHHQGDITFLGVNIKAENETLEGYQVYLGDDTLQQFGRQIYENVTFADLPQLMNRMLKVYQIKRVSSQESFREFANRYDISELKQLFSVQSI